A single region of the Tachyglossus aculeatus isolate mTacAcu1 chromosome X1, mTacAcu1.pri, whole genome shotgun sequence genome encodes:
- the GRPEL2 gene encoding grpE protein homolog 2, mitochondrial, with translation MASVASRWARLARSPLCRWTRGPSATFSTAAQRSTGDECSSDDPPSPDEPGHSLALRNLQHRAVKLEAEVRDLTERYQRALADSETVRRRTQKFVEDAKLFGIQSFCRDLVEVADILEKASDSIAGEATPGDQKSALEKVSEGLALLEAKLQSVFAKHGLQKMAPIGGKYDPYDHEIICHVPAEGVQPGTVTLVTQDGYKLHGRTIRHAQVGVAVESQE, from the exons AGGCCCCTCGGCGACGTTCAGCACAGCCGCCCAGAGGAGCACCGGTGACGAGTGCAGCTCCGATGACCCCCCGAGCCCCGACGAGCCCGGCCACTCGCTGGCCCTGCGGAACCTACAGCACAGGGCCGTTAAACTGGAAGCGGAGGTCCGGGACTTGACG GAAAGATATCAGAGGGCTTTGGCGGACTCCGAAACGGTGAGGCGGCGCACGCAGAAATTTGTGGAAGATGCTAAACTGTTTG GGATCCAGAGCTTCTGCAGGGACTTGGTGGAGGTGGCCGACATCTTGGAGAAGGCCTCCGACAGCATTGCCGGGGAAGCCACGCCCGGGGACCAGAAGTCGGCCCTCGAGAAGGTCTCTGAGGGCCTCGCTCTCCTAGAAGCCAAACTTCAGAGCGTATTCGCCAAGCACGGCCTCCAGAAGATGGCCCCCATCGGCGGCAAGTACGACCCGTACGACCATGAGATAATCTGCCACGTGCCGGCCGAGGGCGTCCAGCCGGGGACGGTGACACTGGTGACCCAAGACGGCTACAAGCTTCACGGCCGCACCATCCGACACGCTCAGGTCGGGGTGGCCGTGGAGTCGCAGGAGTGA